One genomic window of Stieleria sp. JC731 includes the following:
- the dtd gene encoding D-aminoacyl-tRNA deacylase — MRVVLQRVTEASVKVDGEVVGQIGQGFVALVGIGQGDDAQVVKWMADKTVQLRVFEDDLGKMNRSLTDVGGAVLAISQFTLYGDCRKGRRPAFTDAAAPELANQLYQQYVSAIRDQAVQVQTGIFAADMKVSLVNDGPVTMILEREAEGSSR, encoded by the coding sequence TTGCGAGTGGTATTGCAGCGTGTGACCGAAGCTTCTGTCAAAGTTGATGGCGAAGTGGTCGGGCAGATTGGCCAAGGGTTTGTTGCATTGGTCGGGATCGGTCAAGGCGACGATGCTCAGGTTGTGAAATGGATGGCGGACAAAACGGTTCAGCTTCGCGTGTTCGAAGACGACTTGGGAAAGATGAATCGTTCGTTGACCGATGTTGGGGGGGCGGTGCTCGCGATCAGTCAGTTCACCCTTTACGGTGACTGCCGCAAAGGACGCCGTCCGGCATTCACTGACGCTGCAGCTCCTGAACTGGCTAACCAGCTCTACCAGCAATATGTTTCGGCGATCCGTGACCAAGCGGTCCAAGTCCAGACCGGAATCTTTGCCGCCGATATGAAGGTTTCGTTGGTCAACGATGGTCCCGTGACAATGATACTTGAACGCGAAGCTGAAGGTTCTTCACGGTAG
- a CDS encoding DUF1559 domain-containing protein: MPYLFTCPHCSAKTQVEDRYSGQSGECFACGAKIDIPDFAGTGETATSRPGRRPLGSIVAASIVLVLLASLVFAVIQFGGASVARLASVRIQRSSINKLESIAKAMNAYAADYGTYPPAVLTNAGGVPMHSWRVLLLPYLGEKDHFAMFDLSKPWNHPVNLEAAYTMPDVYLHPADDSAVLDRSGYYLITGTGTLFPARGPMSPDQITDKPGQTILVVAGAPPTNRSIGGWTEPYDYDFSKMQGIVNGARGTEPGGFVDEGVTIVTADGRGHFLPNSLTPATFNALVTPRGNEPLADDTLD, translated from the coding sequence ATGCCTTATCTGTTTACTTGTCCGCACTGCTCGGCGAAGACCCAAGTCGAAGATCGATACAGCGGTCAGTCGGGCGAATGCTTTGCCTGCGGAGCCAAAATCGACATCCCTGATTTTGCCGGGACCGGTGAAACCGCGACATCGCGTCCGGGCCGCCGTCCGCTTGGATCAATTGTTGCTGCCAGCATCGTGCTGGTCCTTTTGGCGAGCCTCGTCTTCGCGGTCATTCAGTTCGGCGGCGCCAGTGTCGCACGCCTGGCATCGGTCCGCATCCAACGCTCGTCGATCAACAAACTGGAATCGATCGCCAAAGCGATGAACGCCTACGCAGCTGACTATGGGACGTACCCACCGGCGGTCCTCACGAACGCCGGGGGCGTTCCCATGCATTCCTGGCGAGTTTTGCTGCTGCCATACCTTGGCGAGAAAGACCATTTTGCGATGTTCGATCTCAGTAAACCCTGGAACCATCCGGTGAACCTGGAAGCTGCTTACACGATGCCGGATGTCTATCTGCACCCAGCCGACGACAGCGCCGTTCTCGATCGATCCGGGTACTACTTAATCACGGGAACCGGGACGCTATTTCCAGCGAGAGGCCCGATGAGCCCGGATCAGATCACGGACAAACCAGGCCAGACGATCTTGGTCGTCGCGGGAGCCCCACCAACGAATCGTTCGATCGGTGGCTGGACAGAACCGTATGACTATGACTTTTCAAAGATGCAAGGCATCGTCAACGGAGCACGAGGAACTGAACCGGGAGGCTTTGTTGATGAAGGAGTCACCATCGTGACAGCGGACGGTCGCGGTCACTTTCTCCCCAATAGCTTGACGCCTGCCACGTTCAATGCCTTGGTAACCCCAAGAGGAAACGAGCCACTCGCGGACGACACGTTGGATTAA
- a CDS encoding metal-dependent hydrolase yields the protein MADFKTHISASTVVGAAYGYWGVTSQSMTLENGILAGGLCAVSGMLPDLDSDGGIPLREISMFAAAVVPMMMLNRFRDFNMSHETMALAAMLIYVVIRFVAFEFFKRFTVHRGMWHSIPAAASAGLIAYLVMPCPSNAERAYKAVAVVVGFMVHLILDEIWAVEVGVGRLRTKKSFGTALKFFGINPFANVIVYAMLFALIYIAASDNQIAGRLRERAKYDLSEQQPQWSLPQWRPPIFRASRDQEDYR from the coding sequence GTGGCTGATTTCAAAACGCACATTTCCGCCAGCACCGTCGTTGGAGCCGCATACGGCTACTGGGGTGTGACATCTCAATCGATGACGTTGGAAAACGGCATCTTGGCGGGCGGACTGTGCGCGGTCAGCGGCATGCTTCCGGACCTGGATAGCGACGGCGGAATTCCGCTGCGTGAAATCAGCATGTTTGCTGCGGCAGTTGTCCCGATGATGATGCTGAACCGTTTCCGTGACTTCAACATGTCACACGAAACGATGGCCTTAGCCGCGATGCTGATTTATGTCGTCATCCGGTTTGTTGCGTTTGAATTTTTCAAACGCTTTACCGTTCACCGTGGCATGTGGCATAGCATCCCGGCGGCAGCGTCCGCCGGGCTAATCGCATACCTGGTGATGCCTTGCCCAAGTAATGCCGAACGGGCCTATAAAGCGGTCGCGGTCGTCGTCGGATTCATGGTGCACTTGATCCTAGACGAGATCTGGGCTGTGGAGGTCGGCGTTGGACGATTGCGAACCAAAAAGTCCTTTGGCACGGCACTGAAATTCTTCGGCATTAATCCGTTCGCCAACGTGATCGTTTACGCGATGCTTTTTGCGCTGATCTACATCGCGGCGAGCGACAACCAGATCGCCGGCCGATTGCGTGAGCGTGCGAAATACGATTTGTCGGAACAACAGCCACAATGGTCGCTGCCACAATGGCGACCGCCGATCTTTCGCGCCAGTCGCGATCAAGAAGACTATCGATAG